In a single window of the Carassius carassius chromosome 26, fCarCar2.1, whole genome shotgun sequence genome:
- the LOC132106221 gene encoding FGFR1 oncogene partner 2 homolog: MTCTLEKVLADAKSLVERLRDHDGAAEILIEQTTLLNKRVEAMKQYQEEIEVLNQVARHRPRSTLVMGIQQENRQIRELQQENKELQMSLEEHQSALALIMSKYREQVFRLLMASKRDDPAIVTQLREQHTNEMQAHIEIINEMATVMRKAIEVDEGRLCEDEERIKRLELENSSLRELLGISRQAFLVLKRDNTSDITSLSPLLTSTDVSLRKS, encoded by the exons ATGACCTGTACACTGGAGAAGGTGCTGGCCGATGCCAAATCACTGGTAGAGCGTCTCCGGGATCATGACGGTGCTGCTGAGATCCTGATCGAACAAACTACGCTGCTGAACAAGAGAGTGGAGGCCATGAAACAG TACCAGGAAGAGATTGAGGTGTTGAACCAGGTGGCGAGACACCGGCCCCGCTCCACGCTGGTCATGGGCATCCAGCAGGAAAACCGGCAAATACGGGAACTGCAGCAGGAAAACAAAG AGCTGCAAATGTCACTGGAGGAGCATCAGTCTGCGCTGGCACTCATCATGAGCAAATACAGAGAGCAGGTGTTTCGCCTTCTGATGGCCAGCAAGAGAGATGATCCTGCTATCGTCACCCAGCTCAGAGAACAGCACACTAAT GAGATGCAGGCGCACATTGAGATAATAAATGAAATGGCCACGGTGATGAGGAAAGCCATTGAGGTGGATGAAGGGCGACTGTGTGAGGATGAGGAGCGAATCAAACGTCTGGAG CTGGAGAACAGCAGTCTGCGAGAGCTGTTGGGAATCAGCCGCCAGGCGTTTCTGGTGCTGAAGAGGGACAACACGTCTGACATCACATCTCTCTCGCCGCTGCTCACCAGCACAGACGTCAGTCTGAGGAAGAGCTAA